The DNA sequence GAACAGATTGACTGGTCCAATACCTGCAGCAATGTCCAAACTTACCAACTTACAAAATGTGGACTTGTCTTTCAATAGCCTCACGGGAGGACTGCCGAAGCAGTTAGCCAATCTTCCCAACCTTCTTTCCTTCAAAATTTCCCACAACAACCTCCAGGGTGAACTACCTGCGGGTGCCTTTTTCAACACCATCCCCCCTTCCTCCGTCTCTGGAAATCCATCTCTCTGTGGTTCTGCAGTTAATAAGTCTTGCCCGGGAGTCCTTCCCAAACCCATTGTCCTCAATCCCAATTCCTCTTCTGACTCCAGCACAGGAGAAATCTCATCAAATCTTGGTCATCGAAGAATCTTACTCAGTATTTCTTCGCTTATTGCCATTGCTGCAGCCGCTGTCATTGTCATTGGTGTAATTGCCATTACTGTGCTTAATCTCCGTGTCCGGTCTTCCTCTTCCACAACTCAACCGGCGGCAGCCCTCGCATTTTCAGGTGGGGATGACTTCAGCCATTCCCCTACAACAGATGGAAACTCTGGCAAGCTTGTCATGTTCTCAGGTGAGCCTGACTTCAGCACCAGCGCACATGCACTGCTCAACAAGGACTGTGAGCTTGGGCGAGGTGGGTTTGGAGCAGTCTACCGGACTGTTCTTCGAGATGGACGACCAGTTGCAATCAAGAAGCTCACTGTTTCTAGTCTTGTCAAATCTCAAGGAGAATTTGAAAGGGAAGTGAAGAAATTGGGGAAAGTGAGGCACGATAATCTTGTGGAGATCGAAGGCTATTACTGGACTCCATCATTACAGCTCATCATATACGAATATGTTGCCGGTGGTAGTTTATACAAGCATCTTCATGATGGAGCAGGTGGAAACTTCCTGTCGTGGAATGACCGGTTCAACATAATTCTTGGAACTGCGAAAAGTTTGGCGCATTTGCACCAGATGAACATAATTCACTACAATATAAAGTCCAGCAATGTCCTGATTGGCAGCTCAGGCGAACCCAAAGTGGGAGACTTTGGCCTGGCTAGGTTGTTGCCAATGCTTGACCGATATGTTCTGAGCAGCAAGATTCAGAGCGCCCTTGGCTACATGGCACCAGAGTTTGCTTGCAAAACGGTAAAGATAACCGAGAAATGTGATGTGTACGGGTTTGGGATTTTGGTTCTAGAGATTGTCACCGGGAAAAGACCTGTCGAGTACATGGAAGATGATGTTGTGGTGCTTTGTGACATGGTGAGAGAAGCACTGGAAGAAGGCAGGGTAGAAGAATGCGTTGATGCTCGGCTCCAAGGAATTTTCCCAGCAGAAGAGGCTATACCTGTGATGAAACTAGGCTTGATATGCACGTCACAAGTGCCATCAAATAGACCAGACATGGGGGAGGTCGTCAACATTTTGGAGCTGATCCGATGTCCTTCCGAAGGCCAAGAGGAGTTGTGATGGATTAAACTAATCTTAACAGATATTCAGTGAAGGGATTCGCAACAAGTTATCCGGCACAGAAGAATCCAGTTTGTTCGTTCCATCGAGGGAGAAGGAAATTTTAAttgttggtttttctttttctgcattGTTGTATTTGTTATCCTTCTGTTGTGGATTTCTTGTGTTACATTTCTGTAGTTTCTCCTCCATGCTACAAGTAGCTTGGTCACCAGATTCTCCTTTGCCGGATTCCGATTCGAGTCCCGGTCAGAAATTGTCATGACTAATCTTATGAACTCTTCCAATTTCTCTTTGTTCATGTTTCTTACCAGAGCTGATTGTATTTGTTAACTTCTAAATGCTTGGAAAGTTTTGCAACATTTCACCGATCCTACATTTTAGTTTGTCTGATTGTTGTCTGATTGCTATCGACGTGAATGTCATTTTAACGGTATTTCAAGCTTTAAGCGAATTACGTTGTAGACAAAGTTAAAACAAATTACgttgtaaaaaaaaagttaaaatgctCGACAAAATACTGTTTTATTGAAATACCGGCACAGTGGCACCGTCTAGGGCAGAATTGACTTCCCAAGACACGTATGGGAAGGGGGGTTTGTTGTTATTCTCGCCCCATGTGTGTCCCAATGATGGGATATAAAATACAATTTCAAGAAGTCAAAAGTGAGTCGAGAGGCCTGAGACCAGAGAATCTTAGTGCTCACTTTAAAGGCAAATAAATTTAAAGAGCTCGGTAGAATACTGCAAAAGGGAGAAAAAACCAAAGTGGTAGGGCATATACAATTGTAcgtttatattatatatatatatatatgtatatatgtatatatatatattatatatatagattaggGAGCTCCCTGTCGGAATAGAAGctatgtttttatattttaccaCCCATTTATCTATATTATATTTATCTGCAGTAGCTATTTGTTTATTCCTCTTTAACTCCCGAATGTTTTTCTTTCCAATGAATCGATGGTAACTTGCATAGATTTCCCATCCTCTTGGGTAAAATTTCAATTAGACCGTTTAACCAACTGAATGGTTAGACTAATTAATAAAACGAGAATTCGTTATTAATTATCTATCATGTAAACTTTCATTAATAAGTATATCGACGATTTGATAATAGAGAAAAGATCATCTTCGAATCTCTTTCACCAAAACCACCAGATCAAGTAATCTGGACCTTTGAAGCCCACCTGTTTTAACCCTTTAAaagctaaaataattttttgctgatgaatgaaatttcaaaagctAAGATCACTTGATCTGGTGGCCTTGGTAAAAGAAATCCGGAGATGATCTCTTCTCTTGATAACATATCAATATGCTTGTTGTTATCAAATAATCAGAAAAACGGTCTAActcatttttctctctcctctagtCAAAGGCacgataaatttttttaatgtgttgaGAACACAGCTGAGTACACCATAAGTCATTATACAAGCAgttataaattttttcttttaaacatccaatcatttattttatattcgTTTGTATACGAAACTATATGTAAGAAAATTTCTCCAAAAGCACAATAAAAAATGCGGCACTCCTAACAACTACAACGTCCGTATTTGGTAAAGGTAGTCaaagaatataataaatttGCATAGCCATGTGCATAGACTTTTAGCAACTGCCAATGCCAATGAGTTGTCCCCAGCCATTAGCTAATGCTTTCAGCCAAATAAATATATGGTTTTGGGCCCAAgagattaattaaattaaattataaatacatTGGCATTTGAATTGCTCATGGCTCCTTCATAAACTATATGATTTTCCTTGGATTTGGATGATTACTGCAGGTCAAAGAAACAAGGATTAAATgccctaattttttatttatttttaattatataaatattattGGTATGTGTTCAAGAAGCAATCTGTATTATAACTGGTTGGTTATTTCATTTTGTCTATTTCTCTCATTATTAGAATGGAGAATGAGATGTAAAATCGGAAAGAGATTCTTCTATTCAGAAGTGTTTCTTGAAAAATTAATCTACTTTCTAACCGTTTGTACATCCTCTGTTATCGATTTTTTGCTTGTTAATTATCATAATGTTTATTTCCATGTAACGTTGTTGAAAGTGAAGAAACCCACTACCTTTGATAGGACCAAAACATGAGCATTAAGCCCAAGAAGTGCTTTGGCATGGGCAGTCGGTCAAGGTCAAGACTTTGCTTTCACAATTCAAGTACTTCTAAATGCTTGGGAGGACTATTCAAATTACATAACTCatggaaaagcacttaaacaaaAAGCTGTACAAAGCTGCTTCTTGCTGCTTTCATTGTTTGGAGATAATAAAGAAATCTGCTTTTTTGTTTGGTAGTTTTCTTTGTTCATGCTTTTGCTTTGGCGAGGGGCAACAACATGATGTCCTCGTAAAACTAAAAGTCTCTAGCTTTTGGTCTCACAGCAGTTGAAACTGGAGCCTGTTGCTGTTGGGTTGCCTTGCCTTGATGGTAGGGGCACCACCTTCTATCACCTACCAACACATGCCCTTTAACTCTACCTGTGTAAGTTTATCTTACATTGTCGATTCCAAGCTCAAATAAAGAAGGAAGGGAAGGACGTTAGATAGTAGACAGCCGGCACTCCTATTCTACGTTGAATCCTTATGATAATGttgtttgatttcatttttcatATCGTCCAAGTGGTACATTATTTGTTTTATCGTATGAGGTGGTGCATTGCCTTTTCGGAATTGTGCATTACACTCAACACAATACTACCAATCGAAGTATCAACACTACCGCTTTAAACACCAACATTACTATTTTTCTCGCAATGTGTTGGTGTTTAGTGCAAACACATACTGAAGAAAAATTAGTGTACCCCAGCAAAGTAGGACGCAATTCTTTTGCAGAAATAAGAgcttcaaagaaataaaacaagggTTTAGGAGGTGAGAAGTATATCAAACCAAATGCTTCAACTGCGATTAATTTGACCTCGGAAGCTCGAATTCTCGAAAGTGTGCTCAAGGTGCTTACTAAAACCATGAAAGGTAAGgttatctccaaccgaaggagggCCAAGGGCTCCTTTAGCCCTATAGTCctgcaagaaattatattttaatgaacagtgcttGCCCATATTTTATATCATTTCCAATCAAGGGGGTCAAAGgaccataggccaaacataatttattattttaattaaattaaactaccatattaaaataaggttttcagACATATTTTAAGTGTCACTTGTCGCCAAATGTATAAGCCTtcggatttcttatctttatataatctaaataattttttgaatagGATTTCGAGTAACACGTGTCTCTCACGTGAGCAACTCTctagatttcttatctttatgaaATCTCAACAATTTTTCGGATAGAATTTCAAGTGACACGTGTCGCTAAAGCgagtaactctccagatttcttatccttatgtaatcttaataatttttcggataggattttgagTGCCACGTGTTgagatgtaattggttgtgCAAATTTTAGATATGATTCTTATCTACGTGGTATTTCTTATCTTCAACTTTCAATGTTGTAGGAATGGTGTAGGTATTTATACGGAAAacaatagatttttttttaaattcgtccaaaaaaaaaaaatcaaattccaaCGGTAACCTGACGGCAACATGACATTAGCTAGTCGTTGTTAGCTGGCGTCATGCTGATGTCAGATAGTCGTTGACATTCAAATGAGCTGAGTTGGAGGGTTggcaaaatgtcaagcttgacattttggAGCTGGAGGGTTGACAAAATGTCAAGCTAGACATTCTTGGGAGGGCTGGTTGGCTGGCTATCTGGAAATGGCTAGCCCATTAGCCTGAGGGTTTAGGCCTGGTGGGGCCCACAAGTCTTTTGctctagccctcggttggacacgactttcatgtcatttaaaactatttttaaccctatgaccctttgaccAAGTCGGTTGGAGATCGCCTAAGAATTCAAGCCATATTTTCACCAAGATCATGAAGGTTATCAGTTAAAGAGAGTGATCAGTTTACAAGAACATGTACCAAACTAATCTGATCCTGAATGTGTCTTGTTAGGAAAACTAAATCCGAAAAGAACATCATGATTACTCTACACACAAACCATTCATAAACATTCAAATGATCGCTTTCGCGATGGAGTTTAGAGGCAACACAACAATTTGAGAATAAACATTGGAAATGTAGTTGAAGCAAACTTTCACTTACAGGATTGCCTCCAGCTGATCTTTGATTCTCGAAcgattttcatcatttttttttttttttttttttttgtaatttggcTAATCAGCTGGTTTGGTTTGATCTAGTAACTTGTAAACGAGCATGCATTGCGCTCATCTTTCACACACGATAAAAATCCGATCATTCCCGATAAATGAAGAGAAACCAatgtgaggatgtgaagaaCTGTCTCATCCCACGTCGAAGAATAAAGAGATTGTGGAGTCACTGATGGGGAAAATTGACACATATTTGACCATTGAAACTAAGGTTAAATTGCAGCAAACAGAACCACAGTAAAACCACAAATTAACTCCAAAAGCGGTTGCATTTCTTTTCACCTTTACCAGAACTGGTTCTAAAAACTTAAACCCCTTACCTCAAACTTGCAAAATACTCATAACTTACCACATTCgaaggaaataaaaaatgaaaatcataaaacGCTCATTCGTTAAATTCACGTAAtgaaagagatagagagagtgAAATATAACCCCGTAACATCTAAGAACTTTCCAGCTCATTCATTTCAGTGTCAACGTCAATGTCAATGTGGATTTTATGTACTTGTTTTGGTTTGTATGTGTGTCggtttccttgtcttctccATCTTCCTCAATCCTCGTCAATGTCTTTAGTCCCTCCAAAGCTCTGTCCTTTGTTGTCTcataacacaaacaccattgcCACCTCATTCATTCGACATTGTTCCAAGATGACATGGC is a window from the Pyrus communis chromosome 16, drPyrComm1.1, whole genome shotgun sequence genome containing:
- the LOC137720971 gene encoding probable LRR receptor-like serine/threonine-protein kinase IRK, producing MRPFSGMKTLLLLFAVVVLCPVLARSLNPSLNDDVLGLIVFKANIQDPKGKLASWSEDDDSACSWVGVKCHPRSNRVIELNLDNFSLSGHIGRGLLQLQALRKLSLSKNNLIGSLTPNIAHIDNLRVLDLSENSFSGDVPEEFFRQCGSLRVISLAKNKFSGKIPESLGSCPSLASVNLSLNQFSGSVPAGVWSLSGIRSLDLSDNLLEGGIPKGVEGLNNLRGINLARNRFTGQVPDGIGNWLLLRSIDLSENSFSGNLPQTMQKLGLCSYLNLHQNTFSGEVPEWIGEMKSLETLDLSTNRLSGEVPSSIGNLESLKVLNFSANGFTGSLPKSLSYCTNLLALDFSKNSMAGELPVWILAAGTEEVSLSEKKPSGSKNIPLSSSSGNALKNLQVLDLSLNRFSGEITSEIGALSSLHVLNLSGNSLAGPIPVAIGDLKVLDNLDLSENRLNGTIPTSIENCSSLTTLIVSQNRLTGPIPAAMSKLTNLQNVDLSFNSLTGGLPKQLANLPNLLSFKISHNNLQGELPAGAFFNTIPPSSVSGNPSLCGSAVNKSCPGVLPKPIVLNPNSSSDSSTGEISSNLGHRRILLSISSLIAIAAAAVIVIGVIAITVLNLRVRSSSSTTQPAAALAFSGGDDFSHSPTTDGNSGKLVMFSGEPDFSTSAHALLNKDCELGRGGFGAVYRTVLRDGRPVAIKKLTVSSLVKSQGEFEREVKKLGKVRHDNLVEIEGYYWTPSLQLIIYEYVAGGSLYKHLHDGAGGNFLSWNDRFNIILGTAKSLAHLHQMNIIHYNIKSSNVLIGSSGEPKVGDFGLARLLPMLDRYVLSSKIQSALGYMAPEFACKTVKITEKCDVYGFGILVLEIVTGKRPVEYMEDDVVVLCDMVREALEEGRVEECVDARLQGIFPAEEAIPVMKLGLICTSQVPSNRPDMGEVVNILELIRCPSEGQEEL